One Lycium barbarum isolate Lr01 chromosome 5, ASM1917538v2, whole genome shotgun sequence genomic window carries:
- the LOC132642490 gene encoding protein DELETION OF SUV3 SUPPRESSOR 1(I)-like, whose translation MAIEQPKPTAEDVKMDQFEDDDEFEEFAIDQEWEDKEEGKEVTQQGEDDWDDDDVNDDFSLQLRKELEATLRRNELHLHMNSFSSQNWTMLFLLWVQMFPYVCTLYFTDKT comes from the coding sequence ATGGCGATTGAACAGCCAAAGCCAACTGCTGAAGACGTGAAGATGGATCAATTCGAAGATGACGACGAATTTGAGGAGTTTGCAATTGATCAAGAGTGGGAGGACAAAGAGGAAGGAAAAGAAGTAACCCAACAAGGGGAAGATGattgggatgatgatgatgttaacgATGACTTCTCTCTGCAGCTCAGAAAGGAATTGGAAGCAACACTGAGAAGAAATGAGCTGCATTTGCATATGAACTCTTTTTCTTCGCAAAATTGGACCATGTTATTTCTATTATGGGTTCAGATGTTTCCATATGTTTGTACTCTTTATTTTACTGATAAAACTtag
- the LOC132640879 gene encoding choline-phosphate cytidylyltransferase 1-like, with protein MTRKYKGKTVMTEEERYESLRHCKWVDEVIPDAPWVLNQEFLDKHHIDYVANDALPYAVASGAGKDVYEFVKAVGKFKETKRTNGISTSDMIMRIVKDYNQYVMRNLDRGYSRKELGVSYVKEKRLRVNMRLLQLQEKVKEHQEKVGEKIQTVAKTAGMHRNEWIENADRWVAGFLQMLEEGCHKMETAIRDRIQDRSRGQQSRDLLEIGSKNDTDDDEHGDEYYCVEEDEEEEYFENEEQYIEERKITS; from the exons ATGACACGCAAATACAAGGGTAAAACTGTTATGACAGAGGAAGAGCGTTACGAATCCCTCCGCCATTGCAA GTGGGTAGATGAAGTTATTCCTGATGCCCCATGGGTGTTGAATCAAGAGTTCCTTGACAAGCATCATATTGACTATGTTGCTAATGATGCTCTTCC TTATGCCGTTGCTAGTGGAGCGGGAAAGGATGTCTATGAATTT GTCAAAGCTGTTGGAAAATTTAAAGAAACAAAACGAACAAATGGAATTTCAACTTCAGACATGATAATGAGGATAGTTAAAGACTATAATCAGTATGTGATGCGAAACTTGGATCGTGGATATTCAAGGAAGGAACTTGGTGTTAGCTATGTCAAG GAAAAGCGATTGAGGGTCAACATGAGGCTACTGCAGTTACAGGAGAAAGTCAAAGAACATCAGGAGAAAGTGGGAGAAAAG ATTCAAACTGTGGCAAAAACTGCTGGTATGCATCGCAATGAGTGGATTGAAAATGCTGATCGTTGGGTCGCTGGATTTCTTCAGATGCTCGAAGAGGGTTGCCATAAAATG GAAACAGCCATCAGGGATCGAATTCAAGATCGATCAAGAGGCCAGCAATCAAGAGACTTGCtggaaattggaagtaagaacgACACTGATGATGATGAACATGGTGATGAGTACTACTGTGTCGAAGAGGACGAGGAAGAAGAGTATTTTGAAAATGAAGAACAGTATATTGAGGAAAGAAAGATTACATCGTAG